A region of Pyxidicoccus parkwaysis DNA encodes the following proteins:
- a CDS encoding imm11 family protein, with product MRYFELDQELYISGRWYLGCPMDGQGQEVGSWLFAQGEHVSVEQPLKVGLTRSGEPLDYSLADAGAVPVVHPKVAAVFSALAPGDIQTWPIQVEGQPEPYVLINITRLVDCIDDQASEHVERWIPEDENDQPERAGEYRNVRGMRIDKARVGEPKVFRPWGWAIVIVVTENIKEALERTGATGLKFTEV from the coding sequence ATGCGCTATTTCGAACTGGACCAGGAACTCTACATCTCCGGGCGCTGGTACCTGGGATGCCCCATGGATGGTCAGGGCCAGGAGGTGGGGAGTTGGCTCTTCGCGCAGGGGGAACACGTTTCCGTGGAGCAGCCTCTCAAGGTTGGGCTCACGCGCTCTGGCGAGCCGCTCGATTACTCCCTGGCGGACGCAGGAGCCGTCCCTGTGGTTCACCCCAAGGTCGCCGCCGTGTTCTCGGCCCTGGCTCCTGGAGACATCCAGACCTGGCCCATCCAGGTCGAGGGTCAGCCCGAGCCCTATGTGCTCATCAACATCACGCGCTTGGTGGATTGCATCGACGACCAGGCCTCGGAGCATGTCGAGCGCTGGATACCGGAGGACGAGAACGACCAGCCCGAGCGTGCTGGCGAGTATCGCAATGTCCGTGGCATGCGCATCGACAAGGCACGCGTGGGCGAGCCGAAGGTTTTCCGCCCCTGGGGCTGGGCCATCGTCATCGTCGTCACCGAGAACATCAAGGAGGCCCTGGAGCGCACCGGAGCCACGGGCCTGAAGTTCACCGAGGTCTGA
- a CDS encoding VIT domain-containing protein yields MHLTRPFLAVLLTCLVAAGCNRDSKSAPPSAPEAPARAALTPPFEKAGLVAPTTVPGQPDPGTVDLAELRDSVADPQVLSEEQIAQLMRSQETELEQRRRAEERMRAEETEHERRRRAAEGTQEQLEEMRSQRANDQGSDTADHEVDVEQAEAPALGVEAAPPPAAAAPREAEEDGVEGGVVGGVVGGVLGGRLGGAAAPSSAGEPRKLQAKRMEIIQIIKGGGGGAPKPGPGGAEGENDLPTPVLPKVEAAPRAAKVLVMDESGRYQPLKTRAVRVVTYIQGARARTVVDHLFENDTNRNLEGTFYYPLPGGAAVAGFALYSGSVAVNGPSLFQSSDLLPPLGDDSAHVEELGASAPPSPKGAKRSWGERQEARVVEQKRAREVYEEIVRRNVDPALLEWAGASTFSARVFPLPPKSLKRVVIAYEQTLLFDGKNLRYTWPLPVGAGKDLQVSARLHVDPRQADTVTVQPEAAAPRTLGPWKTYDFPKLQGDGALSAALTPKRVDADVLVGRDDAGLPGQAFHARVRLPSRLTSEAEGPPTGRAVLVVDTSLSIEDGNAWALQAATLRALLEKDATLKEYAVLLFDVRPRWLHGTGWRPNDAGHRKETFSELERVFLEGASHVDGVLAELDRAGGEWLKPAQPGEKVTAFLLSDGNATWGQSNVESLVSRHSSAEALRWVTYRFGESAVNAELFDALARASGGRVVNVLSGSEVDAAARAHRAAPVALERVEVKGSAVKDLVVAGRPHLVFPGQELQVAGRLPEDGAAELEVVTRANGEERTLRVPLPRDVDSPFAPRAWAELFVARLVSLDDERLDRMVVALSQHYRLANARASMLVLESEADYKQYAIRDERVELTDLEALRRREEDQRRDKLQGIAMDEVPKSGQDVVRGLAEKRTALSALLKRQPLREDPYAGGEERLQAELAYRQARRANRDDVMVYEAVARKRAFAGDTWGAVRALSSPVELRPKDAEALRLVGYGLLAMGQYPAAAELFEHVRLNRPFEGQAYLEEALALDAAGRYAEAARNYEIVLARSWARHTSELRVVASYHYARMLWSLMRHPRVEGLGPALSARMSELTGKKGEYDDEPMEGPVALSPIDYQLTTHWNSDSTDIDLWVIEPNGERCYYQHKNTRLGGKLFWDITDGLGPELYHARKAAPGPYHVVVHYYGNRSSRFVVPTALLLVSDRGVFGETDSQRRFQLRILPKDNARLLLRREELVARSKDVVSTQSAQ; encoded by the coding sequence ATGCACCTCACGCGCCCCTTCCTCGCCGTGCTGCTGACGTGCCTCGTCGCGGCGGGCTGCAACCGCGACTCCAAATCAGCGCCGCCTTCCGCGCCCGAGGCACCCGCCCGCGCCGCGCTCACGCCGCCCTTCGAGAAGGCCGGGCTGGTGGCGCCCACCACGGTGCCGGGACAGCCGGACCCCGGCACCGTGGACCTCGCGGAGTTGCGAGACTCCGTGGCCGACCCGCAGGTGCTCAGCGAGGAGCAGATTGCGCAGCTGATGCGCTCCCAAGAGACGGAGCTCGAACAGAGGCGCCGCGCCGAGGAAAGGATGCGCGCCGAAGAGACGGAACACGAACGCCGGCGCCGCGCCGCGGAAGGGACTCAGGAGCAGCTCGAGGAGATGCGGAGTCAGCGCGCCAATGACCAGGGGAGCGACACCGCGGACCATGAGGTGGATGTGGAGCAGGCGGAAGCTCCGGCCCTGGGAGTAGAGGCGGCCCCCCCGCCCGCGGCGGCCGCCCCCAGAGAGGCGGAGGAGGACGGCGTCGAGGGTGGCGTCGTCGGTGGCGTGGTGGGCGGCGTCCTGGGTGGAAGGCTCGGCGGAGCGGCCGCGCCGTCCTCCGCGGGCGAGCCCCGGAAGCTCCAGGCGAAGCGGATGGAAATCATTCAAATCATCAAGGGCGGCGGCGGCGGCGCGCCCAAGCCCGGGCCGGGTGGCGCGGAGGGGGAGAATGACCTGCCCACGCCCGTGCTGCCCAAGGTGGAGGCGGCTCCTCGCGCGGCCAAGGTGCTCGTCATGGACGAGTCCGGCCGCTACCAGCCCCTGAAGACGCGCGCGGTCCGCGTGGTGACGTACATCCAGGGCGCTCGCGCTCGCACCGTGGTGGACCACCTCTTCGAGAACGACACGAATCGCAACCTCGAAGGCACGTTCTACTACCCGCTGCCCGGCGGCGCGGCGGTGGCCGGCTTCGCGCTCTACTCCGGCTCGGTGGCCGTCAACGGGCCTTCCCTCTTCCAGTCCTCGGACCTGCTGCCTCCGCTGGGCGATGACTCGGCGCACGTGGAGGAGTTGGGGGCCTCGGCACCTCCGAGCCCGAAGGGTGCGAAGCGCTCGTGGGGTGAGCGACAGGAGGCCCGCGTCGTCGAGCAGAAGCGCGCCCGGGAAGTCTACGAGGAGATTGTCCGCCGCAACGTGGACCCGGCGCTGCTGGAGTGGGCGGGCGCCTCCACCTTCAGCGCGCGCGTCTTCCCGCTGCCGCCGAAGTCGCTCAAGCGCGTCGTCATCGCCTACGAGCAGACGCTCCTCTTCGACGGGAAGAACCTGCGCTACACGTGGCCGCTGCCCGTGGGCGCCGGCAAGGACCTGCAGGTGTCCGCGCGCCTCCACGTGGACCCGCGCCAGGCGGACACGGTGACGGTGCAGCCGGAGGCCGCGGCGCCGCGCACCCTGGGCCCGTGGAAGACGTATGACTTCCCGAAGCTGCAGGGGGACGGCGCGCTCTCCGCGGCGCTCACCCCGAAGCGCGTGGACGCGGACGTGCTCGTGGGCCGCGACGATGCGGGCCTGCCGGGCCAGGCATTCCATGCGCGCGTGCGGCTGCCGTCACGGCTCACCTCGGAGGCGGAGGGGCCGCCCACCGGGCGCGCGGTGCTGGTGGTGGACACGTCGCTGTCCATCGAGGACGGCAATGCGTGGGCGCTCCAGGCCGCCACGCTGCGCGCCCTCCTGGAGAAGGACGCGACACTGAAGGAGTACGCCGTCCTCCTCTTCGACGTGCGTCCGCGCTGGCTGCACGGGACGGGCTGGCGCCCCAATGACGCCGGCCACCGGAAGGAGACCTTCTCCGAGCTGGAGCGCGTCTTCCTCGAGGGCGCCTCGCACGTGGACGGCGTACTGGCGGAGCTGGACCGCGCGGGCGGCGAGTGGCTGAAGCCCGCGCAGCCCGGCGAGAAGGTGACGGCGTTCCTGCTATCCGACGGCAACGCCACGTGGGGACAGAGCAACGTGGAGTCGCTCGTCTCCCGGCACTCCAGCGCGGAGGCGCTGCGCTGGGTGACGTACCGCTTCGGCGAGTCCGCGGTGAATGCCGAGTTGTTCGACGCGCTGGCCCGTGCGAGCGGCGGCCGCGTGGTGAATGTGCTCTCCGGCTCGGAGGTGGACGCGGCGGCCCGAGCGCACCGCGCCGCGCCGGTGGCGCTGGAGCGCGTGGAGGTGAAGGGCTCGGCGGTGAAGGACCTGGTCGTCGCGGGACGGCCGCACCTCGTGTTCCCCGGACAGGAGCTGCAGGTGGCCGGGCGGCTCCCCGAGGACGGCGCCGCGGAGCTGGAGGTGGTGACGCGGGCGAATGGCGAGGAGCGCACGCTGCGCGTGCCGCTGCCCCGCGACGTGGACAGCCCCTTCGCCCCGCGCGCGTGGGCGGAGCTGTTCGTCGCGCGGCTGGTGTCGCTGGATGACGAGCGGCTGGACAGGATGGTGGTGGCGCTCAGCCAGCACTACCGGCTGGCCAACGCGCGCGCGTCCATGTTGGTGCTGGAGTCCGAGGCCGACTACAAGCAGTACGCCATCCGCGACGAGCGCGTGGAGCTGACGGACCTGGAGGCGCTGCGCAGGCGCGAGGAAGACCAGCGCCGGGACAAGCTCCAGGGCATCGCGATGGACGAGGTGCCGAAGTCGGGCCAGGACGTCGTGCGCGGGCTGGCGGAGAAGCGGACGGCGCTGTCGGCACTGCTCAAGCGCCAGCCGCTGCGCGAGGACCCGTACGCCGGTGGCGAGGAGCGGCTCCAGGCGGAGCTGGCGTACCGGCAGGCCCGCCGCGCCAACCGGGACGACGTCATGGTGTACGAGGCCGTGGCCCGGAAGCGTGCCTTCGCGGGCGACACGTGGGGGGCCGTGCGCGCCCTGTCTTCGCCGGTGGAGCTGCGCCCGAAGGACGCGGAGGCGCTGCGGCTGGTGGGCTACGGGCTGCTGGCCATGGGGCAGTACCCCGCGGCGGCGGAGCTGTTCGAGCACGTGCGGCTCAACCGGCCCTTCGAGGGACAGGCGTACCTGGAGGAGGCGCTCGCGCTGGACGCGGCGGGGCGGTACGCGGAGGCGGCGCGGAACTACGAAATCGTCCTCGCGCGCTCGTGGGCGCGGCACACGTCCGAGCTGCGGGTGGTGGCGTCGTACCACTACGCGAGGATGCTGTGGTCGCTGATGCGGCACCCGCGCGTGGAGGGGCTGGGCCCGGCCCTGAGTGCGCGTATGAGCGAGCTGACGGGGAAGAAGGGGGAATACGACGACGAGCCGATGGAAGGCCCCGTTGCCCTGTCGCCCATCGACTACCAGCTCACGACGCACTGGAACTCGGACAGCACGGACATCGACCTGTGGGTCATCGAGCCGAATGGCGAGCGCTGCTACTACCAGCACAAGAATACGCGGCTGGGCGGGAAGCTGTTCTGGGACATCACGGATGGACTGGGGCCGGAGCTGTACCACGCGCGCAAGGCGGCGCCGGGGCCTTACCACGTGGTGGTGCACTACTACGGCAACCGCTCTTCGCGGTTCGTGGTGCCCACGGCGTTGTTGCTGGTGAGTGACAGGGGCGTGTTCGGCGAGACGGACTCGCAGCGGCGCTTCCAGCTCCGCATCCTGCCGAAGGACAACGCGCGCCTGTTGCTGCGCCGCGAGGAACTGGTGGCCCGCTCGAAGGACGTGGTGTCGACGCAGTCCGCGCAGTGA
- a CDS encoding glycoside hydrolase family 15 protein gives MTTLSISDYALLSDCRTAALVSRMGSVDWLCFPRFDGPSVFARLLGAKAGHFSLGPEGEARATRRYRERTLVLETTFHTPTGTVVLVDALALGSAERGHELGRASPGVLLRHVTCTEGEVTLALELSARPEYGLISPSLRARDSGVECRGGAEALLLTSAVPLRLEGSDVRATFTLRAGESTGFAVQHQLTWAEPAAPWTQEKIAHRLEDTQEAWRSWSDEHQSYEGPWRELVHHSGRVLQGLTFQPTGAVIAAPTTSLPEDLGGIRNWDYRYTWMRDASFVLDALWVAACPDEAERYFQFLAEAAQSQLASGQALQALFGVGGEHDLSERKLCHLSGWRDSAPVRVGNDAWTQRQLDVYGELLSSVHRMKDLLEKTDGTVRRFLVDAADMAAKQWKEKDQGLWEMRCEPRHYVHSKLMCWVALDRAISLADRLEAGNCVERWRRTREDIRRAVLEEGWNAQVGAFTQSFGSDVLDAACLMIPIVGFLPVDDPRVRSTVRAIQQHLTDRNGLVHRYSMDDGMEGGEGAFLLCSFWLAQVQAMAGELEAATVTFTRATSFANDVGLLAEEVDEERRVMLGNFPQAFSHVGLVNAAWAISEARARLGRTGDSAGTAPAP, from the coding sequence ATGACCACGCTCTCCATCAGCGACTATGCCCTCCTCTCCGACTGCCGCACGGCGGCGCTGGTGAGCCGGATGGGCTCGGTGGACTGGCTCTGCTTCCCCCGCTTCGATGGGCCGTCTGTCTTTGCCCGGCTGCTTGGCGCGAAGGCGGGCCACTTCTCCTTGGGGCCCGAGGGCGAGGCCCGCGCCACCCGCCGCTATCGCGAGCGCACGCTGGTGCTGGAGACCACCTTCCACACGCCGACGGGCACGGTGGTGCTGGTGGACGCGCTCGCCCTGGGCAGCGCCGAGCGGGGACACGAGCTGGGCCGCGCGTCGCCCGGCGTGCTGCTGCGTCACGTCACGTGTACGGAGGGCGAAGTCACGCTCGCGCTGGAGCTGAGCGCGAGGCCGGAGTACGGGCTCATCTCCCCCTCGCTCCGCGCCAGGGACAGCGGCGTGGAGTGTCGGGGCGGCGCGGAGGCGCTGCTGCTCACGTCAGCGGTGCCGCTGCGCCTGGAAGGCTCGGACGTTCGCGCCACCTTCACACTGCGCGCCGGCGAGTCCACCGGCTTCGCGGTGCAGCACCAGCTCACCTGGGCCGAGCCGGCGGCGCCCTGGACGCAGGAGAAGATTGCCCACCGCCTGGAGGACACGCAGGAGGCCTGGCGCTCCTGGTCCGACGAGCACCAGTCCTACGAGGGCCCGTGGCGCGAGCTCGTCCACCACAGCGGCCGCGTGCTGCAGGGGCTCACCTTCCAGCCCACGGGCGCCGTCATCGCCGCGCCCACCACGTCGCTGCCGGAGGACCTGGGCGGCATCCGCAACTGGGACTACCGCTACACCTGGATGCGAGACGCCAGCTTCGTCCTCGACGCGCTCTGGGTGGCCGCCTGCCCCGACGAGGCGGAGCGCTACTTCCAGTTCCTCGCGGAGGCGGCGCAGTCGCAGCTCGCCAGCGGGCAGGCACTCCAGGCCCTGTTCGGCGTCGGCGGCGAGCATGACCTCTCCGAGCGCAAGCTGTGCCACCTCTCCGGCTGGCGCGACAGCGCGCCCGTGCGCGTGGGCAACGACGCCTGGACGCAGCGCCAGCTCGACGTCTACGGCGAGCTGCTGTCCTCCGTGCACCGCATGAAGGACTTGCTGGAGAAGACGGACGGCACCGTCCGCCGCTTCCTGGTGGACGCCGCGGACATGGCGGCGAAGCAGTGGAAGGAGAAGGACCAGGGGCTCTGGGAGATGCGCTGCGAGCCGCGCCACTACGTCCATTCGAAGCTGATGTGCTGGGTGGCGTTGGACCGGGCCATCTCCCTGGCGGACAGGCTGGAGGCGGGGAATTGCGTGGAGCGCTGGCGGCGCACGCGCGAGGACATCCGCCGCGCGGTGCTGGAGGAGGGCTGGAACGCGCAGGTGGGCGCCTTCACGCAGTCGTTCGGCTCGGACGTGCTAGACGCCGCGTGTCTGATGATTCCCATCGTCGGCTTCCTGCCCGTGGACGACCCGCGCGTGCGCTCCACCGTGCGCGCCATCCAGCAGCACCTCACGGACCGCAACGGGCTCGTGCACCGCTACAGCATGGACGACGGGATGGAAGGAGGGGAGGGCGCCTTCCTGCTGTGCAGCTTCTGGCTCGCGCAGGTGCAGGCGATGGCGGGCGAATTGGAGGCGGCCACCGTGACCTTCACCCGCGCCACCTCCTTCGCCAACGACGTGGGCCTGCTGGCGGAGGAGGTGGACGAGGAGCGGCGGGTGATGCTCGGCAACTTCCCTCAGGCCTTCAGCCACGTGGGGCTGGTGAACGCGGCGTGGGCCATCTCCGAGGCCCGCGCACGCCTCGGCCGGACAGGTGACTCGGCCGGGACGGCGCCCGCGCCCTGA
- a CDS encoding S9 family peptidase, protein MRSFLFAAVTLLSACVSTPQPQPEQPEATPTATAPEATTPAGATRMPDANPEGATGMPAAAGDGTQVSGGPATSGAPVPTDGAVKPVQVAPDVPSGADAARDAELARKVTPLVDAFINGEPRLTPDGKRVLFVSNRDGLPQVYVADARRPDAPAKRLFESNERVSQLTLTPDGRTLVFLSDTGSDENWSIWKVGMDGSAPVELTPGEKLNRDNALLPDLAPDTVYCSARPMNAAETTVYAVPLAGGASRAVYRDDIPGFLTDVSRDGTAGLFLRYPSRSDNALLRVDLASGETRQLYPREGKVAIFDARFSPDRKRVFVATDGGGEQALLLALDAESGEEKARYVEASPATGLINSIEVSKEGGLVALGVAAGSHSEVRLVEARTLKPRARVALPLGEGTVGRFSEDGRRLTVAWSTPTTPGDVWMVDTKTGKVSPLRREARPSLKQVPAIDVSITHVRAHDGLELPVNVYLPKQRTGKLPVIVSYHGGPAGSSQVRWSPATAFFLSQGYAWVEPNVRGSDGFGRAFEEADNGPARLAAFKDIETTGRWVASQPWADPDRVIVYGGSYGGYTVLVGLTRMPDLWRAGVDLFGVANVKTLMATTSGFIREILTVEFGDPDKDAAFLESISPIKDVDRIVDPLFVYAGANDPRVPRSESDLIVRALRERKVPVEYMVAENEGHSLTRRENQVEFLSRVARFLEAHAGPSSKAEARE, encoded by the coding sequence ATGCGCTCCTTCCTGTTCGCGGCCGTCACGCTGCTGTCCGCCTGCGTCAGCACGCCCCAGCCGCAACCCGAGCAGCCGGAAGCCACCCCTACCGCCACCGCGCCCGAGGCCACCACTCCGGCGGGCGCCACGCGCATGCCGGACGCCAACCCCGAGGGCGCCACGGGCATGCCCGCCGCCGCGGGAGACGGCACGCAGGTCAGCGGAGGGCCCGCGACGTCCGGGGCTCCCGTCCCCACGGATGGAGCGGTGAAGCCGGTGCAGGTGGCACCGGACGTTCCTTCCGGCGCGGACGCGGCGCGCGACGCCGAGCTGGCGCGCAAGGTGACGCCGCTCGTGGATGCCTTCATCAACGGCGAGCCGCGCCTCACTCCCGACGGCAAGCGCGTCCTCTTCGTCTCCAACCGCGACGGCCTGCCCCAGGTGTACGTGGCCGACGCGCGGCGGCCCGATGCGCCCGCGAAGCGCCTCTTCGAGTCGAACGAGCGCGTGTCGCAGCTCACGCTGACGCCGGACGGGCGCACGCTGGTGTTCCTCTCGGACACCGGCTCCGACGAGAACTGGTCCATCTGGAAGGTGGGGATGGACGGCTCCGCGCCGGTGGAGCTCACGCCGGGCGAGAAGCTCAACCGCGACAATGCACTGCTCCCCGACCTGGCGCCGGACACCGTGTACTGCAGCGCCCGGCCCATGAATGCGGCGGAGACCACGGTGTACGCAGTGCCCCTCGCCGGTGGGGCGTCACGAGCCGTGTACCGGGATGACATCCCCGGCTTCCTCACGGATGTGAGCCGCGACGGAACGGCGGGCTTGTTCCTGCGCTACCCCTCGCGCTCGGACAACGCGCTGCTGCGCGTGGACCTCGCGTCCGGCGAGACGCGGCAGCTGTACCCGCGCGAGGGCAAGGTGGCCATCTTCGACGCCCGCTTCTCGCCGGACCGCAAGCGCGTCTTCGTGGCCACCGACGGCGGCGGCGAGCAGGCCCTGCTGCTGGCGCTCGACGCGGAGAGCGGCGAGGAGAAGGCGCGCTACGTGGAGGCGTCCCCCGCCACCGGGCTCATCAACAGCATCGAGGTCTCCAAGGAGGGCGGCCTCGTCGCGCTCGGCGTGGCGGCCGGCAGCCACAGCGAGGTGCGCCTCGTGGAGGCGCGCACGCTGAAGCCCCGCGCCCGCGTCGCCCTGCCGCTGGGTGAGGGCACCGTGGGCCGGTTCTCCGAGGACGGCCGTCGCCTCACCGTCGCCTGGTCCACGCCCACCACGCCCGGGGACGTGTGGATGGTGGACACGAAGACGGGCAAGGTGTCGCCGCTGCGCCGCGAGGCGCGTCCGTCGCTGAAGCAGGTGCCCGCCATCGACGTGAGCATCACCCACGTCCGCGCGCACGACGGGCTGGAGCTGCCCGTCAACGTCTACCTGCCGAAGCAGCGCACCGGGAAGCTGCCCGTCATCGTCAGCTACCACGGCGGGCCCGCGGGCAGCTCGCAGGTGCGCTGGTCTCCCGCCACCGCGTTCTTCCTGTCACAGGGCTACGCGTGGGTGGAGCCCAACGTGCGCGGCTCGGACGGCTTCGGCCGCGCCTTCGAGGAGGCGGATAACGGGCCGGCGCGGCTGGCGGCGTTCAAGGACATCGAGACCACGGGCCGCTGGGTGGCCTCGCAGCCCTGGGCGGACCCGGACCGCGTCATCGTCTATGGCGGCAGCTATGGCGGCTACACCGTGCTGGTGGGCCTCACGCGCATGCCCGACTTGTGGCGCGCGGGCGTGGACCTGTTCGGTGTGGCCAACGTGAAGACGCTGATGGCCACCACCAGCGGCTTCATCCGCGAAATCCTCACGGTGGAGTTCGGCGACCCGGACAAGGACGCCGCCTTCCTGGAGTCCATCTCCCCCATCAAGGACGTGGACCGCATCGTCGACCCGCTCTTCGTCTACGCCGGGGCCAATGACCCGCGCGTGCCGCGCAGCGAGTCGGACCTCATCGTCCGCGCCCTGCGCGAGCGCAAGGTGCCCGTCGAGTACATGGTGGCGGAGAACGAGGGCCACTCCCTCACGCGCAGGGAGAACCAGGTGGAGTTCCTCTCGCGCGTGGCCCGCTTCCTGGAAGCCCATGCGGGGCCCTCCAGCAAGGCCGAGGCGCGGGAATGA
- a CDS encoding MFS transporter: MEQRASGAPRSREGWRFLLRALGHRNYRLFFAGQSVSLIGTWLTRVATAWLVYRLTGSALLLGVIGFCGQIPTFLLGPFAGVLVDRWDRHRLLVVTQVLAMLQSLALALLALSGHIAVWHVAALSIFQGLINAFDMPARQSFVVEMVDDRADLPNAIALNSSMFNGARLLGPSVAGALIAAVGEGGCFLIDAVSYLAVIASLLAMRIVPRERTHRQQHVLTELKEGVLHAFHFPPIRSLLGLIAMVSLMGMPLTTLMPVMASQVLHGGPNTLGFLMAASGLGALSGALFLASRRSVRGLGGVIFTTTLLFGAGLLAFSLSRYLALSLLAMVVAGFGMMVTTASSNTVLQTIVEERMRGRVMSFYAMAFMGTAPFGSLMAGVLATHLGAPWTLTLCGAMCLLSAAWFRRKLPVLREHVRPIYQRLGIIPEVATGLDVAAERAGPRES; this comes from the coding sequence ATGGAGCAGCGAGCATCCGGAGCGCCGCGCTCTCGTGAGGGGTGGAGGTTCCTGCTCCGGGCCCTGGGCCACCGCAACTACCGGCTCTTCTTCGCGGGGCAGAGCGTGTCGCTCATCGGCACGTGGCTCACGCGGGTGGCGACCGCCTGGCTGGTGTACCGGCTCACCGGCTCGGCGCTGCTGCTGGGCGTCATCGGCTTCTGCGGGCAGATTCCCACCTTCCTCCTGGGCCCCTTCGCGGGCGTCCTCGTGGACCGGTGGGACCGGCACCGGCTGCTGGTGGTGACGCAGGTGCTGGCGATGCTCCAGTCGCTCGCGCTCGCGCTGCTCGCCCTCAGCGGCCACATCGCCGTGTGGCATGTCGCCGCGCTCAGCATCTTCCAGGGGCTCATCAACGCCTTCGACATGCCGGCGCGGCAGTCCTTCGTGGTGGAGATGGTGGATGACCGCGCGGACCTGCCCAACGCCATCGCCCTCAACTCGTCCATGTTCAACGGGGCGCGGCTGCTGGGCCCGTCCGTGGCCGGCGCGCTCATCGCCGCCGTGGGCGAGGGCGGCTGCTTCCTCATCGACGCCGTCAGCTACCTGGCGGTGATTGCCTCGCTGCTGGCCATGCGAATCGTCCCGCGCGAGCGCACGCACCGCCAGCAGCACGTCCTCACCGAGTTGAAGGAGGGCGTCCTGCATGCCTTCCACTTCCCGCCCATCCGCTCGCTCCTGGGCCTCATCGCGATGGTGAGCCTGATGGGCATGCCGCTCACCACGCTGATGCCGGTGATGGCGTCCCAGGTGCTGCACGGCGGGCCCAACACGCTGGGCTTCCTGATGGCCGCGTCCGGGCTGGGCGCGCTCTCGGGCGCGCTGTTCCTGGCGTCCCGGCGCTCCGTGCGCGGGCTGGGAGGCGTCATCTTCACCACCACCCTGCTCTTCGGCGCGGGGCTGCTGGCGTTCTCCCTGTCGCGCTACCTGGCCCTGTCGCTTCTGGCCATGGTGGTCGCCGGCTTCGGGATGATGGTGACGACGGCGTCCAGCAACACCGTCCTGCAGACCATCGTCGAGGAGCGGATGCGGGGCCGGGTGATGAGCTTCTACGCCATGGCCTTCATGGGTACGGCGCCCTTCGGCAGTCTCATGGCGGGCGTGCTGGCCACGCACCTGGGCGCGCCCTGGACGCTCACCCTCTGCGGCGCCATGTGTCTGCTGAGCGCGGCGTGGTTCCGGCGGAAGCTGCCCGTGCTCCGCGAGCACGTGCGCCCCATCTACCAGCGCCTGGGCATCATCCCGGAAGTGGCCACCGGCCTGGATGTCGCGGCGGAGCGCGCCGGCCCCCGCGAGAGCTGA